Proteins encoded within one genomic window of Brassica rapa cultivar Chiifu-401-42 chromosome A09, CAAS_Brap_v3.01, whole genome shotgun sequence:
- the LOC103839010 gene encoding 65-kDa microtubule-associated protein 8 produces MGSLQIPIGMRSSSLLDMSCGYLLKELQMIWDEVGEDKFEREKVLLDIEQECVEAYRRKVDHANIARSRLHQELAESEAELTHLLLCLGERSVPGRPEKKEGTLREQLDAIAPALREMRLRKDERVKQVRSVKGEIQKISAEIAGRSTYEESSTNIKIDDNDLSIKKLEEYQNELHRLHDEKNERLQKVEIYICAIRDLSATLETEASMIITKIHPSLNDLYGISKNISDDILKKLNGTVVSLEEEKQKRLEKIHHLGRALSNLWNLMDASYEDRQKFSHVIELLSFEPSDVCAPGSITSGIIQQAEAEVKRLDQLKASKTKELFLKKQKELETTCNISHMETPSTEVGDIINLVDSGEIDHVELLNAMDEKIARAKEEAASRKVIIEKVDRWMLARDEERWLEEYDQDENRYSVSRNAHKNLRRAERARKEVSKITGLVESILVKTKIWEAERQKVFLYNEEPLIAMLQEYSNLRQEKEVEKLRLREKKKIIPPPVAQQDNFYVARPASSNRRISNRSINGGYGSASPLNRKLSRGFNNNTSYTALGTSLRRESSVIIKNTWPSAHSLASWQHSP; encoded by the exons ATGGGTTCCCTTCAGATACCTATAGGCATGAGAAGCTCCTCATTGTTAGATATGTCCTGCGGATATTTGCTCAAAGAGTTACAG ATGATATGGGATGAAGTTGGAGAAGATAAGTTTGAAAGAGAGAAAGTGTTGCTCGATATTGAGCAGGAATGTGTAGAGGCTTACCGTAGAAAAGTTGACCATGCCAATATTGCAAGGTCTCGTCTACATCAAGAGCTGGCGGAATCTGAAGCTGAACTCACCCATCTTCTTTTGTGCCTCGGTGAAAGATCAGTACCCGGAAGG CCAGAGAAAAAGGAAGGAACACTGAGGGAGCAGCTGGATGCTATTGCCCCTGCACTGCGTGAGATGAGGCTGAGGAAAGACGAGAGAGTGAAGCAGGTCAGGTCTGTTAAAGGGGAGATTCAGAAGATTTCAGCAGAAATAGCGGGAAGATCAACATATGAAGAGTCATCTACAAATATAAAGATAGACGACAACGATCTTTCTATAAAGAAACTGGAGGAGTATCAGAATGAACTCCATAGACTCCATGATGAGAAG AATGAAAGACTGCAGAAggttgaaatatatatatgcgCCATTCGAGACCTGTCAGCAACCTTGGAAACAGAAGCATCTATGATCATAACAAAGATCCATCCAAGCTTGAATGATCTCTATGGAATATCCAAAAACATCAGTGATGATATCTTAAAGAAGCTTAACGGCACTGTTGTGTCTCTTGAAGAGGAAAAACAGAAGCGCCTTGAAAAG ATTCACCATCTTGGTAGAGCTTTATCGAACCTGTGGAATCTAATGGATGCATCTTATGAAGATCGTCAGAAGTTTTCTCACGTCATTGAGTTACTGTCATTCGAACCATCAGACGTGTGTGCTCCTGGAAGCATTACATCTGGCATAATTCAGCAG GCTGAGGCTGAAGTCAAGAGACTAGATCAACTGAAAGCAAGCAAAACCAAAGAACTTTTCCTCAAGAAACAAAAGGAGCTAGAGACTACATGCAACATATCACATATGGAAACTCCATCAACAGAAGTGGGAGATATAATAAACCTAGTAGACTCTG GTGAAATTGACCACGTTGAGCTTCTTAATGCCATGGATGAAAAGATAGCGAGAGCAAAGGAAGAAGCAGCAAGTAGAAAAGTAATAATTGAAAAAGTGGATAGGTGGATGTTAGCACGAGATGAAGAGCGTTGGCTAGAAGAATATGACCAG GACGAGAACCGATACTCAGTAAGTAGAAATGCTCATAAAAATCTAAGGCGAGCGGAACGGGCACGCAAAGAAGTCAGCAAAATCACAG GATTAGTGGAATCAATATTGGTAAAGACTAAGATCTGGGAAGCAGAAAGACAGAAGGTCTTCTTGTACAATGAG GAACCTCTTATTGCAATGTTACAAGAATACAGTAATCTGAGGCAGGAAAAGGAGGTGGAGAAGCTAAGGCTCCGG gaaaagaaaaagataattcCACCACCTGTAGCCCAGCAAGATAACTTTTATGTGGCAAGACCAGCTAGTAGCAATCGCCGTATCTCGAACCGAAGCATCAATGGTGGATACGGCAGTGCAAGTCCTTTAAACAGAAAACTTTCAAGAGGATTCAACAATAATACTAGTTACACAGCTCTTGGCACATCTTTAAGAAGAGAGTCTTCAGTGATCATCAAAAACACATGGCCTTCGGCGCACAGTCTTGCTTCTTGGCAGCATTCTCCGTGA